From Cellulosimicrobium sp. ES-005, one genomic window encodes:
- a CDS encoding MFS transporter yields the protein MSSPPPARPAPDVRRARVAVAALFLTNGALFANLVPRYPEIKAGLDLGNATYGLAVAAFPAGAITAGLAAAALVRRFGSARVAVAGTVLTAAGLLLAGLAPALPLLVVALFAAGAMDAFTDVAQNAHGLRVQRRYGRSIINGFHALWSVGAVVGGGMAAAAIALDLPLAVHLAITGALFSVVALVALRACLPGLDGEVPDGVAGEAGTLTTPGAPTSAEAAAAGAAARPSRTRTAAVLAALVLVAVAGTLVEDAGSTWAAVYLSGSLGAPATLAAAGFVALVGAQFVGRLVGDRLVDRFGQRAVAGTGGALVLLGTGLALAFPSVPGTIAGFAAAGFGVATLVPAAMQQADELPGLRAGTGLTLVSWLLRLGFLLSPPIVGLVADATSLRAGLLVLPLAGLVVVLLAGVLAPRRRSAGRPGPAGHDRHDDHDRRTTAPEEATTA from the coding sequence ATGTCGTCGCCTCCCCCTGCGCGGCCGGCGCCGGACGTGCGGCGGGCGCGGGTCGCCGTCGCCGCGCTGTTCCTCACGAACGGCGCGCTGTTCGCGAACCTCGTGCCGCGGTACCCCGAGATCAAGGCCGGGCTCGACCTGGGCAACGCCACCTACGGGCTCGCCGTCGCCGCGTTCCCCGCGGGGGCGATCACCGCCGGGCTCGCGGCTGCGGCGCTCGTGCGGCGCTTCGGCTCGGCACGCGTCGCCGTCGCGGGCACGGTGCTCACCGCGGCCGGGCTGCTGCTCGCAGGCCTCGCCCCGGCGCTGCCGCTGCTCGTCGTCGCGCTGTTCGCCGCAGGCGCGATGGACGCGTTCACCGACGTCGCGCAGAACGCGCACGGCCTCCGGGTGCAGCGCCGCTACGGCCGGTCGATCATCAACGGCTTCCACGCGCTGTGGTCGGTCGGCGCCGTGGTCGGCGGCGGCATGGCCGCCGCCGCGATCGCGCTCGACCTCCCGCTCGCCGTGCACCTGGCGATCACCGGCGCGCTGTTCTCCGTCGTCGCGCTCGTCGCCCTGCGCGCGTGCCTGCCCGGGCTGGACGGCGAGGTGCCCGACGGCGTCGCGGGCGAGGCCGGGACGCTCACCACCCCGGGCGCCCCGACCAGCGCCGAGGCCGCCGCGGCGGGCGCCGCCGCGCGCCCGTCCCGCACGCGCACCGCCGCCGTCCTCGCCGCGCTCGTCCTCGTCGCCGTCGCGGGCACGCTCGTGGAGGACGCGGGCAGCACGTGGGCGGCGGTCTACCTCTCCGGGTCGCTCGGCGCCCCGGCGACGCTCGCCGCCGCCGGGTTCGTCGCGCTCGTCGGCGCGCAGTTCGTCGGTCGGCTCGTCGGCGACCGCCTCGTCGACCGCTTCGGCCAGCGCGCCGTCGCCGGGACGGGGGGCGCGCTGGTGCTGCTCGGCACCGGGCTCGCGCTCGCGTTCCCCTCCGTCCCGGGCACGATCGCCGGGTTCGCCGCCGCCGGGTTCGGCGTCGCGACCCTGGTCCCCGCCGCGATGCAGCAGGCCGACGAGCTCCCGGGACTGCGCGCGGGCACGGGGCTCACCCTCGTGTCGTGGCTCCTGCGCCTCGGGTTCCTCCTGTCCCCGCCGATCGTCGGGCTCGTCGCCGACGCCACGAGCCTGCGCGCCGGGTTGCTCGTCCTGCCGCTGGCCGGCCTCGTCGTCGTGCTCCTGGCCGGCGTGCTCGCCCCGCGCCGGCGCTCCGCGGGCCGACCGGGCCCGGCCGGCCACGACCGGCATGATGACCACGACCGCCGCACGACCGCGCCCGAGGAGGCCACCACCGCATGA
- a CDS encoding sugar O-acetyltransferase → MTTDYFAGDDRTSYERMAAGDLYVADDPEIARGVHRGMVLVDAFHRAVLDGDGDDTHARAILADLLGSLGEGSWVKPPLAVDFGSNVHLGDRTFVNSGLTALDVAAITVGDDCLLGPNVQLLTPTHPVDPQPRRDKLEAAEPITLGDNVWLGGGVIVCPGVTIGDNTVVGAGSVVTRDLPANVVAVGNPARVIRENI, encoded by the coding sequence ATGACCACCGACTACTTCGCCGGTGACGACCGCACGAGCTACGAGCGCATGGCCGCGGGCGACCTGTACGTCGCCGACGACCCCGAGATCGCGCGCGGGGTCCACCGGGGCATGGTCCTCGTCGACGCGTTCCACCGCGCCGTCCTCGACGGCGACGGCGACGACACGCACGCCCGCGCGATCCTCGCCGACCTGCTCGGGTCGCTCGGCGAGGGGTCGTGGGTCAAGCCGCCGCTCGCGGTCGACTTCGGCAGCAACGTGCACCTCGGCGACCGGACGTTCGTCAACTCCGGGCTCACCGCGCTCGACGTCGCGGCGATCACCGTCGGCGACGACTGCCTCCTCGGGCCGAACGTCCAGCTCCTCACGCCGACCCACCCCGTCGACCCGCAGCCCCGGCGCGACAAGCTCGAGGCGGCCGAGCCCATCACGCTCGGCGACAACGTGTGGCTCGGCGGCGGCGTGATCGTGTGCCCCGGCGTGACGATCGGCGACAACACCGTGGTGGGCGCGGGGTCCGTCGTGACGCGCGACCTGCCCGCGAACGTGGTGGCGGTGGGCAACCCGGCCCGGGTGATCCGCGAGAACATCTGA
- a CDS encoding TetR family transcriptional regulator, with the protein MSAPEAPTGPTPRARRHDPERRDRIVDACLDVVAEHGVAGTSHRRVAAAADVPLGSMTYHFAGMDELLREAFGRFARDAAAQFERRMSAARTPEEAVQAVTTLITHDVFATQRDLVLSHELYTLAARDPAYRTLTNDWMRRSRDALGRHFDPATCRVLDAFIEGMTIHRALDTEPHDDVDVLGAVRRLTQVL; encoded by the coding sequence ATGAGCGCCCCCGAGGCCCCGACCGGGCCGACCCCCCGCGCCCGCCGCCACGACCCGGAGCGCCGCGACCGCATCGTCGACGCGTGCCTCGACGTCGTCGCCGAGCACGGCGTCGCCGGCACGTCGCACCGGCGCGTCGCGGCCGCCGCCGACGTCCCGCTCGGGTCGATGACCTACCACTTCGCCGGGATGGACGAGCTGCTGCGCGAGGCGTTCGGCCGGTTCGCGCGCGACGCGGCCGCCCAGTTCGAGCGCCGCATGAGCGCCGCGCGCACGCCCGAGGAGGCCGTGCAGGCGGTCACGACGCTCATCACGCACGACGTCTTCGCGACCCAGCGCGACCTCGTCCTGTCCCACGAGCTCTACACGCTCGCGGCGCGCGACCCGGCCTACCGGACGCTCACCAACGACTGGATGCGCCGCAGCCGCGACGCGCTCGGGCGTCACTTCGACCCTGCGACGTGCCGCGTGCTCGACGCGTTCATCGAGGGCATGACCATCCACCGCGCGCTCGACACCGAGCCGCACGACGACGTCGACGTCCTCGGCGCGGTCCGGCGCCTCACGCAGGTCCTCTGA
- a CDS encoding GNAT family N-acetyltransferase has protein sequence MQTLTTARLTLRPWQPDDADAALDIYSRWDVMRFIGVTPRVLEHRDEALERVERWAAVDDGTHGVWAVVPREGDGADLPDAAPVGTILLKLIPASGTGDPSQPSGDTEIGWHFHPDVWGRGYATEAAAAVLAHAFERGLDRVVAVTHPDNAASQAVCRRIGMTHRGTTDAYYDTTCELFDVTAP, from the coding sequence ATGCAGACCCTCACGACGGCCCGGCTCACCCTCCGCCCGTGGCAGCCCGACGATGCCGACGCCGCCCTCGACATCTACTCGCGCTGGGACGTCATGCGGTTCATCGGGGTGACGCCACGCGTCCTGGAGCACCGCGACGAGGCGCTGGAGCGGGTCGAGCGCTGGGCAGCCGTCGACGACGGCACGCACGGGGTCTGGGCCGTCGTCCCGCGCGAGGGCGACGGGGCGGACCTGCCGGACGCCGCGCCCGTGGGGACCATCCTGCTCAAGCTCATCCCGGCGTCGGGCACGGGCGACCCGTCGCAGCCCTCGGGCGACACGGAGATCGGGTGGCACTTCCACCCCGACGTGTGGGGGCGCGGCTACGCGACGGAGGCGGCCGCCGCGGTGCTCGCGCACGCCTTCGAGCGCGGGCTCGACCGCGTCGTCGCCGTCACGCACCCCGACAACGCGGCGTCCCAGGCGGTGTGCCGGCGGATCGGCATGACGCACCGCGGCACGACCGACGCGTACTACGACACGACCTGCGAGCTGTTCGACGTGACCGCCCCCTGA
- a CDS encoding carbon starvation CstA family protein — translation MTTDTRAARNAAPDEPEIVPDPSLPPTAVPEDRTRTRWTPQKIALWVAISLLGGIAWVMLAVVRGETVNAIWFVFAAVCTYLIGYRFYSKVIERYITRPDDRRATPAESREDGKDYVPTDRHVLFGHHFAAIAGAGPLVGPVLAAQMGYLPGTIWIIVGVVLAGAVQDYLVLFFSMRRGGRTIGQMARQELGRVGGTAAIVASLLIMIIIVAILALVVVNALGESPWGVFSVSMTIPIALFMGVYLRYLRPGKITEVSVIGFVLLLAAIIGGGWIADTAWGADLFTLDRTTIAVGVIVYGFVAAVLPVWLLLAPRDYLSTFMKVGVIVVLAVAVIVVRPEITVPAISEFASGETGPVVSGALWPFLFVTIACGALSGFHALIASGTTPKLVEKERQTRFIGYGGMLMESFVAIMALVAAISIDRGIYFAMNSSAAATGGTVEGAVAFVNGLGLMGVNLTPDMLTSTAEAVGEPSIVSRTGGAPTLALGLAHIMQQLVGGTAMMGFWYHFAIMFEALFILTAVDAGTRVARFMLQDTIGNVVPRFRDVTWRPGVWLCTAVMVAGWGSILYLGVTDPLGGINTFFPLFGIANQLLAAIALAVVLAIVAKRGRSYQRWLWIVAAPLAFTAVITIWASIEKIFSPVPAVGYWANHDAFQDALAAGETSFGTAGSVEAMEAVVRNTFVQGTLSIVFVVLAIVVIVASVLVTAKALRDGGGTNHEDPPVASRRFAPADLFATKAEKEIQKEWAALPPEKRPAATGHR, via the coding sequence ATGACGACAGACACCCGCGCGGCGCGGAACGCCGCCCCCGACGAGCCGGAGATCGTGCCGGACCCGTCGCTGCCCCCCACGGCGGTGCCCGAGGACCGCACCCGGACCCGCTGGACCCCGCAGAAGATCGCCCTCTGGGTCGCGATCTCGCTGCTCGGCGGCATCGCCTGGGTCATGCTCGCGGTCGTCCGCGGCGAGACCGTCAACGCGATCTGGTTCGTGTTCGCCGCCGTGTGCACGTACCTCATCGGGTACCGCTTCTACTCCAAGGTCATCGAGCGCTACATCACGCGCCCCGACGACCGCCGGGCGACGCCCGCCGAGTCGCGCGAGGACGGCAAGGACTACGTCCCGACCGACCGCCACGTGCTGTTCGGCCACCACTTCGCCGCCATCGCCGGCGCCGGCCCGCTCGTCGGCCCGGTGCTCGCCGCCCAGATGGGGTACCTGCCGGGCACGATCTGGATCATCGTCGGCGTCGTGCTCGCGGGCGCGGTGCAGGACTACCTCGTGCTGTTCTTCTCCATGCGCCGCGGCGGGCGGACCATCGGCCAGATGGCGCGCCAGGAGCTCGGCCGCGTGGGCGGCACCGCCGCGATCGTCGCGTCGCTGCTCATCATGATCATCATCGTCGCGATCCTCGCGCTCGTCGTCGTCAACGCGCTCGGCGAGAGCCCGTGGGGCGTGTTCTCCGTGTCGATGACGATCCCGATCGCGCTCTTCATGGGCGTCTACCTGCGCTACCTCCGCCCGGGCAAGATCACCGAGGTCTCGGTCATCGGCTTCGTCCTGCTGCTCGCCGCGATCATCGGCGGCGGCTGGATCGCCGACACCGCGTGGGGCGCCGACCTCTTCACCCTCGACCGCACGACCATCGCCGTCGGGGTGATCGTCTACGGCTTCGTCGCCGCCGTCCTGCCCGTGTGGCTCCTGCTCGCCCCGCGCGACTACCTGTCGACGTTCATGAAGGTCGGCGTCATCGTCGTCCTCGCCGTCGCGGTGATCGTCGTGCGACCGGAGATCACCGTCCCCGCGATCAGCGAGTTCGCGAGCGGCGAGACCGGCCCGGTGGTGTCCGGCGCCCTCTGGCCCTTCCTGTTCGTGACGATCGCGTGCGGTGCCCTGTCCGGGTTCCACGCCCTCATCGCGTCGGGCACGACGCCCAAGCTCGTCGAGAAGGAGCGCCAGACGCGCTTCATCGGCTACGGCGGCATGCTCATGGAGTCGTTCGTCGCGATCATGGCGCTCGTCGCCGCGATCTCCATCGACCGCGGCATCTACTTCGCGATGAACTCGTCCGCGGCCGCGACCGGGGGCACCGTGGAGGGCGCGGTCGCGTTCGTCAACGGGCTCGGCCTCATGGGCGTCAACCTCACGCCGGACATGCTCACGTCCACGGCCGAGGCCGTCGGTGAGCCGTCGATCGTGTCCCGCACGGGCGGCGCCCCCACGCTCGCGCTGGGCCTCGCGCACATCATGCAGCAGCTCGTGGGCGGCACCGCGATGATGGGCTTCTGGTACCACTTCGCGATCATGTTCGAGGCGCTGTTCATCCTCACCGCCGTCGACGCCGGCACGCGCGTCGCGCGGTTCATGCTCCAGGACACGATCGGCAACGTCGTGCCGAGGTTCCGGGACGTGACGTGGCGGCCCGGGGTGTGGTTGTGCACCGCGGTCATGGTCGCCGGGTGGGGATCGATCCTCTACCTCGGCGTGACCGACCCGCTCGGCGGGATCAACACGTTCTTCCCGCTGTTCGGCATCGCGAACCAGCTCCTCGCGGCCATCGCGCTCGCCGTCGTGCTGGCGATCGTCGCCAAGCGCGGGCGCAGCTACCAGCGCTGGCTGTGGATCGTCGCGGCGCCGCTCGCGTTCACCGCGGTCATCACCATCTGGGCGTCGATCGAGAAGATCTTCTCGCCCGTCCCCGCGGTCGGGTACTGGGCCAACCACGACGCGTTCCAGGACGCGCTCGCCGCCGGCGAGACGTCGTTCGGCACCGCCGGCTCGGTCGAGGCCATGGAGGCGGTCGTCCGCAACACGTTCGTCCAGGGCACGCTGTCGATCGTGTTCGTCGTCCTCGCGATCGTCGTCATCGTCGCGTCGGTCCTCGTGACCGCGAAGGCGCTGCGCGACGGCGGCGGCACGAACCACGAGGACCCGCCCGTCGCGTCGCGCCGGTTCGCCCCAGCCGACCTGTTCGCGACGAAGGCCGAGAAGGAGATCCAGAAGGAGTGGGCGGCCCTGCCGCCCGAGAAGCGTCCTGCCGCGACGGGGCACCGGTGA
- a CDS encoding YbdD/YjiX family protein: MTVRQGSQGSAATVVPAVAAGSRSRLPALAAGVARRVRDGAASVRWYVRQVMGDDAYATYAAHQRAVHPGGVVMTEREFWRMRHAEQDANPGSRCC, translated from the coding sequence GTGACGGTGCGGCAGGGCTCGCAGGGCTCCGCCGCGACGGTCGTCCCGGCCGTCGCGGCGGGGTCCCGCTCCCGTCTCCCCGCGCTCGCGGCGGGCGTCGCCCGTCGGGTGCGCGACGGCGCCGCGTCCGTCCGCTGGTACGTGCGGCAGGTCATGGGCGACGACGCGTACGCGACCTACGCCGCGCACCAGCGCGCGGTGCACCCGGGCGGGGTCGTGATGACCGAGCGCGAGTTCTGGCGCATGCGCCACGCCGAGCAGGACGCCAACCCGGGCTCGCGCTGCTGCTGA
- a CDS encoding siderophore-interacting protein — MPGPDRPAGPPVAVGSPAGSTVGGEAGCRFHRSPNVLFPTAVVRVHDVGPRLVRVTLAGPDLAGCADVGLDQRVKILLPGPGADELARRARLAGESAWRREWAALDDAVRPVMRSYTPVAVRSRDAEVDLDVYLHEPAGPASAWARRAAPGDRVLLSAPHVRFGVTDHGTQWDPGPDVAHVLLVGDETSAPAVRGILASLRPDVRAHVLVEADDPADAPVGDVPGTVRVQHVRRRRGGERAVLGAVRAWAVEHGRSAADAGAGFYAWCATESATVARVRAELVAAGIQRSRVHAQGYWHDRARREAEPDDGAARA; from the coding sequence GTGCCGGGTCCTGACCGGCCGGCCGGGCCTCCGGTCGCGGTCGGGAGCCCGGCCGGGAGCACGGTCGGGGGCGAGGCCGGGTGCCGGTTCCACCGGTCGCCCAACGTCCTCTTCCCGACGGCGGTCGTGCGCGTGCACGACGTCGGCCCGCGCCTGGTGCGCGTGACCCTCGCGGGCCCTGACCTGGCGGGGTGCGCCGACGTCGGGCTCGACCAGCGCGTGAAGATCCTCCTGCCCGGACCGGGAGCGGACGAGCTCGCGCGGCGGGCGCGCCTGGCGGGCGAGAGCGCGTGGCGGCGCGAGTGGGCGGCGCTCGACGACGCGGTGCGTCCGGTGATGCGGTCGTACACGCCCGTCGCCGTCCGGTCGCGGGACGCCGAGGTGGACCTCGACGTGTACCTGCACGAGCCGGCGGGCCCGGCGAGCGCCTGGGCGCGGCGCGCGGCGCCCGGCGACCGCGTGCTGCTGTCCGCGCCGCACGTGCGGTTCGGCGTGACCGACCACGGCACCCAGTGGGACCCGGGGCCGGACGTCGCGCACGTGCTGCTCGTCGGGGACGAGACCTCGGCGCCCGCGGTGCGCGGCATCCTCGCGAGCCTGCGTCCCGACGTGCGGGCGCACGTCCTCGTCGAGGCCGACGACCCGGCGGACGCGCCGGTCGGCGACGTGCCCGGGACCGTGCGCGTCCAGCACGTACGCCGCCGCCGTGGGGGCGAGCGGGCCGTGCTGGGCGCGGTCCGCGCCTGGGCGGTCGAGCACGGCCGGTCCGCGGCCGACGCGGGCGCGGGCTTCTACGCGTGGTGCGCGACGGAGAGCGCGACCGTCGCGCGGGTCCGCGCCGAGCTCGTGGCGGCGGGGATCCAGAGGTCGCGCGTGCACGCGCAGGGCTACTGGCACGACCGGGCCCGGCGAGAGGCGGAGCCGGACGACGGCGCGGCGCGCGCCTGA
- a CDS encoding iron-siderophore ABC transporter substrate-binding protein — protein sequence MPISRTTSSSPRVRGVLAGAVVLASGLLAACSSDPAPAATGTPAPDDTASGYAVEHARGTAELDAAPLRVVTLEPVETDTAVALGVVPVGAAVLSVEAGVPAYLGEEAQSIEVVGTVPEPSLEAIAALEPDLILGTESRHSDLYDQLASVAPTVFMATQTDPWQENVLLVGRALGRETDAQALLDAYDARCAQLQEDYDVSGTAQLLRPRDGIVSAYGPRSFAGSTLECVGFSTPAQDWGQDISVDLSPERVTEAAADLVLVSAADPDDASAVPAEIPLNAASFPDVRVVDQSYWISGVGPLGGQAVLDDVEQFLQDRAGS from the coding sequence GTGCCCATCTCCCGGACCACCTCGTCCAGCCCTCGCGTGCGCGGCGTGCTCGCCGGTGCCGTCGTGCTCGCCTCCGGTCTGCTCGCGGCCTGCTCGTCCGACCCCGCGCCCGCCGCGACCGGTACGCCCGCGCCGGACGACACCGCGTCGGGGTATGCCGTCGAGCACGCGCGGGGGACCGCCGAGCTCGACGCGGCGCCCCTGCGCGTCGTGACGCTCGAGCCCGTCGAGACGGACACCGCGGTCGCGCTCGGCGTCGTCCCCGTGGGCGCCGCCGTGCTGAGCGTCGAGGCGGGCGTGCCCGCGTACCTCGGCGAGGAGGCGCAGTCGATCGAGGTCGTCGGGACCGTGCCCGAGCCGAGCCTCGAGGCCATCGCGGCGCTCGAGCCGGACCTCATCCTCGGCACGGAGTCACGCCACTCCGACCTCTACGACCAGCTCGCGAGCGTGGCACCGACCGTCTTCATGGCGACCCAGACCGACCCGTGGCAGGAGAACGTGCTGCTCGTCGGCCGCGCGCTCGGCCGCGAGACGGACGCCCAGGCCCTGCTCGACGCCTACGACGCGCGGTGCGCCCAGCTCCAGGAGGACTACGACGTCAGCGGGACGGCGCAGCTCCTGCGCCCGCGCGACGGCATCGTGTCCGCCTACGGGCCCCGGTCGTTCGCCGGCAGCACGCTCGAGTGCGTCGGGTTCTCGACGCCGGCGCAGGACTGGGGCCAGGACATCTCGGTCGACCTCTCGCCCGAGCGCGTGACCGAGGCCGCTGCCGACCTCGTCCTCGTCTCGGCCGCCGACCCCGACGACGCGTCCGCGGTCCCGGCCGAGATCCCGCTCAACGCGGCGTCGTTCCCCGACGTGCGCGTCGTCGACCAGTCGTACTGGATCAGCGGCGTCGGCCCGCTCGGTGGCCAGGCCGTGCTCGACGACGTCGAGCAGTTCCTCCAGGACCGTGCCGGGTCCTGA
- a CDS encoding histidine kinase, whose translation MSGPVFAGAVAGLVVGVLLTLGLVLAWRLARGSRELGSDSDRATFRTLHLASRAATHLRGGLDGDDVGRAARSLRQLLGADALAVVTAEGAVALDGSTTLEPDARRVAERVLATGRRHVESRDHKDGDEAGGDVADAVGAPVVTGGRVAGVVVAFAGTVRPPLVRATGEVAQWCSAQLELGELEASRTALAQAELRALRAQISPHFVYNALGAIASFISTDPERARDLVLDFADFTRYSFRGRGDFTTLADELRSIHSYVELERARFGERLAVTLQIAPESLTAVIPFLSVQPLVENAVRHGLEPQERGGTIVITARDEGTQTEITVEDDGVGMDPAVVRELLTSRGSEHVGLRNVDRRVRQLYGDDHALDIETAPGSGTLVRLRVPRSQPLHETEVSVP comes from the coding sequence ATGTCCGGGCCCGTGTTCGCCGGCGCCGTCGCCGGTCTCGTCGTGGGCGTGCTGCTCACCCTCGGGCTCGTGCTCGCGTGGCGGCTCGCGCGCGGGTCGCGCGAGCTCGGGAGCGACTCGGACCGCGCGACGTTCCGCACCCTGCACCTCGCGTCGCGTGCCGCGACGCACCTGCGGGGCGGGCTCGACGGCGACGACGTCGGGCGCGCGGCCCGCTCGCTGCGCCAGCTCCTCGGCGCGGACGCGCTCGCCGTCGTCACGGCCGAGGGCGCGGTCGCGCTCGACGGCAGCACGACGCTGGAGCCCGACGCGCGCCGGGTCGCCGAGCGGGTGCTCGCCACCGGTCGGCGGCACGTCGAGAGCCGGGACCACAAGGACGGCGACGAGGCGGGCGGCGACGTCGCGGACGCCGTCGGGGCGCCGGTCGTGACGGGCGGGCGCGTCGCGGGCGTCGTCGTCGCGTTCGCGGGCACGGTGCGCCCGCCGCTCGTGCGCGCGACGGGCGAGGTCGCGCAGTGGTGCTCGGCGCAGCTCGAGCTCGGCGAGCTCGAGGCCTCGCGCACCGCGCTCGCACAGGCCGAGCTGCGCGCGCTGCGCGCCCAGATCAGCCCCCACTTCGTCTACAACGCGCTCGGCGCCATCGCGTCGTTCATCAGCACGGACCCGGAACGGGCGCGCGACCTCGTGCTCGACTTCGCCGACTTCACGCGCTACTCGTTCCGCGGCCGCGGCGACTTCACGACCCTCGCCGACGAGCTGCGCTCCATCCACTCCTACGTCGAGCTGGAACGGGCCCGGTTCGGCGAGCGCCTCGCCGTGACCCTGCAGATCGCGCCCGAGTCCCTCACGGCCGTCATCCCCTTCCTGTCGGTGCAGCCGCTCGTCGAGAACGCGGTCCGGCACGGCCTCGAACCCCAGGAGCGGGGCGGGACGATCGTCATCACCGCGCGCGACGAGGGCACCCAGACGGAGATCACGGTGGAGGACGACGGCGTCGGCATGGACCCGGCCGTCGTGCGCGAGCTCCTCACGTCGCGCGGGAGCGAGCACGTGGGCCTGCGCAACGTCGACCGGCGCGTGCGCCAGCTCTACGGCGACGACCACGCGCTCGACATCGAGACCGCCCCCGGCTCCGGCACGCTCGTGCGCCTGCGCGTGCCCCGCTCCCAGCCCCTGCACGAGACGGAGGTGAGCGTGCCGTGA
- a CDS encoding LytTR family DNA-binding domain-containing protein codes for MTGTDPAPGPAPQDPAAVGLDVLVADDERPVLDELVALLRRDPRVRTVLGVATGSEALRELSSRTVDAAFLDIHMPGLTGLDLARALSRFADRPAVVFVTADEARALEAFDVEAVDYVLKPVRRERLTRAVDRVVERVADRAGRGVRAGGVPDGAGSPPASAAPPAAPAAPPREAPEDETLVVTVGTTTRLVRRSAVRWVQAQGDYSRLVTDTEQFLVREPLSDLEERWAPAGFLRVHRSYLVDRAAVTAARFGGAQPALVVAGHEVPVSRRMVPAVREALLGPHRGPS; via the coding sequence GTGACCGGCACCGACCCGGCCCCCGGCCCGGCGCCCCAGGACCCGGCCGCCGTCGGGCTGGACGTGCTCGTCGCCGACGACGAGCGGCCCGTGCTCGACGAGCTCGTCGCCCTGCTGCGGCGCGACCCGCGCGTGCGGACCGTGCTCGGCGTCGCGACCGGGTCGGAGGCGCTGCGCGAGCTCTCCTCGCGCACGGTCGACGCGGCGTTCCTCGACATCCACATGCCCGGGCTGACCGGCCTCGACCTGGCTCGCGCGCTCTCGCGGTTCGCCGACCGCCCCGCGGTCGTGTTCGTCACCGCGGACGAGGCCCGCGCGCTCGAGGCGTTCGACGTCGAGGCCGTCGACTACGTGCTCAAGCCCGTGCGCCGCGAGCGCCTGACGCGCGCCGTCGACCGGGTCGTGGAGCGCGTCGCGGACCGCGCCGGGCGAGGTGTCAGGGCCGGCGGCGTGCCCGACGGCGCAGGGTCGCCGCCCGCGAGCGCCGCCCCTCCCGCCGCGCCGGCCGCCCCGCCGCGCGAGGCCCCGGAGGACGAGACGCTCGTCGTGACGGTCGGGACGACGACGCGCCTCGTCCGCCGCAGCGCGGTGCGGTGGGTCCAGGCGCAGGGCGACTACTCGCGCCTCGTCACGGACACCGAGCAGTTCCTCGTGCGCGAGCCGCTGTCCGACCTCGAGGAGCGGTGGGCGCCCGCCGGGTTCCTGCGCGTCCACCGGTCGTACCTCGTGGACCGGGCCGCCGTGACCGCGGCGCGGTTCGGCGGGGCGCAGCCCGCGCTCGTCGTGGCGGGGCACGAGGTGCCGGTGAGCCGCCGCATGGTCCCGGCCGTGCGGGAGGCGCTGCTCGGTCCCCACCGGGGCCCGTCGTGA
- a CDS encoding heavy metal transporter, with the protein MSPRRPEEPDDAAAHYTRGLVRAQLRLGLACVVSFLAVVALLTVTMSAVPALDAVAVAGVPLPWLVHAYGFYPVIVAFAVVFAVGAARNERRYRALAEGSGGSAEAGPDEAGPDEAGAA; encoded by the coding sequence GTGTCCCCGCGTCGCCCCGAGGAGCCGGACGACGCCGCCGCGCACTACACGCGCGGCCTCGTCCGGGCGCAGCTCCGGCTCGGGCTCGCGTGCGTCGTCTCGTTCCTCGCGGTCGTCGCGCTGCTCACGGTGACGATGAGCGCGGTGCCCGCGCTGGACGCGGTGGCGGTCGCCGGCGTCCCGCTCCCGTGGCTCGTGCACGCGTACGGCTTCTACCCCGTGATCGTCGCGTTCGCCGTCGTGTTCGCCGTCGGGGCGGCGCGCAACGAGCGGCGGTACCGCGCGCTCGCGGAGGGATCGGGCGGGTCCGCCGAGGCCGGCCCGGACGAGGCAGGACCCGACGAGGCGGGCGCCGCGTGA